Sequence from the Tripterygium wilfordii isolate XIE 37 chromosome 10, ASM1340144v1, whole genome shotgun sequence genome:
GCCTCCTTGGTAATGCTGGGCCATTTGCTTCAGGAGATTGGATCCTCCCTGATCTTACAATTCAAGGGTCTATGCAGCTCAATTGCCATATACAAACGTTTCCGGATACATACTATTTCAGCTATGCTACTAAGCGTACTAGAAAGATCATGGGCATTACAGTTCCTTCAAGCATACTTGGAATCCATCCTTTGTTATTTATCAGAGTATTGCAGATGAGTCAATGGCGTCATCCTCCGGATATTCCTCCACCGTATAAAGGTTACAGGTTGGACACCATACACGATTCAATGTTTGTTGCgtttatttgattttgatatgaATCTTGCAGAACTTGCCCATATTGAATTGGGGGATTGaaaatttcatatatatttcaACTCACTAATGACATTTCCATTGAAGGAAGACTAACTTGTATGAATTTGTGGAGTCCTTTTCTGTGATTGTGAGTGCTCACTTGTGTCATTATATGTGCAGGGATGAGGATTGGGAGGACAATGATGGAGCAATGAATACTGTATCAATGACTCACCCTCGTCTTCCAGTTGAACATCCAAACCGTTTCATTCAAAATGATTCCGAGTGCCAACCCTTGCAACCAGGCATCTGGTTAGTCAATACTTACTCACCATAACACATAATTTTGTAGACTGCTGTTAAAGTAAGAATCATCCATAATATGATCAGTATGAGAGTGATCAGTGATATCATCCATATAACGACTTCCTGTCACAAttgtttaaaacattttaacagATTTAACGATtctttataaatttttaatcaaggagaagaaagaattttatctttcttcttAGTTTTGGCAGATGACAACCTGTTCTAATGCCATATCAAatgtcaaaaccaaaaccaataatGAAATGTAATTACGTAGAAACTAGAAGATTGCTTGAGTAGGGCACTTATCTGTTATGGCATTGTTTATTGGCAATTTGTTTGAATGTGTTGGAATAGCTGTATCTCAAGATCTTAATGGGCCACCAATCTAGAAAGCATTAGGTAATTCCAGCGATTGTGAAATGATGGtgtttgagaaagaaaaattatgCCCAGGAACATGTTGAAATTCTACATCGTCTCTGGGTGCTTGGAATTAATCCTGGGGACAATTTACCATTGACCCTGCAGCAAGGACAGGACAGTGTAGAATTGCTCCATGTTTCTGGGCATAATTCTTCTCTCAATCACCATTGTTTTACGACGGTTACGTATTGAGAACTCGCAAGAACATCTGAATTAACTGATTTATTGTTatcaaagaatatatatatatatatatatgcttgaaACTTCTGCATGCTGTGTCCAGAAATGTTGTTCTTGATTATTTCAAATGCTTGAACGTAATAGGAATTTTGCTTCTTACAGGAGTTGGTCAATAATGTAAATTGAAATAATTTGATACTCTGTTTCCAGCTTCTGCTATTAATTTCTCATTGAATACAATGAAATGCAGGTACTACAAGCTTGTGGAAGGCGATCATATATTGTTCATTGTGAATCGGGAGAGAGCAGGAGTACAATTTGATGTGATATATGACAGCATTTTTGAACGTTGTAGGAAACATGTATTTAGGAAAAGTCCACAGACTTTACCAAATGAAGCACACCATTAGACATTAGTGTTACTTCTGTGGCTCTCACTCACACTCTTCAACTAGAAAAGGGAGCTACAAAGCAAATTTGGATTAATAGAACTTGTAGTAATTGAACGAGTTGGCACGTTCTAACTCGGTCatccaaatttcaaacattccaatctAGTAATTCAATTTTGAAATCATTCCAACATAGTCAATGGGGCAGATTTTTGGCCCAATCAACACGCCTAGGTGGCATTAAAAAGTCAAACAACCAGTTTGCCGTGAGCCAACACTCCCCCTTCCTCCCCCGTCTTCTTTCACAATGCACGAACAAGATTACCATGCAGCTCTCAACTTTAATACAGGAAGAATATCATCAGACTGATCGAATGCATATAGAATAAAAAACATTGTAGTTTGCTTATTAGCATCCATACAAAATAATGGGTTCATTAAACTGAAGAATGGCATAAATCAACAGTCAGTCTCTCCTACTCAGGATGCTGTACAGCTTATTTGTTCTGGAAACGATGACATTTTACATTATAAGATAAACATCCTCAAGGGAAAAAGGTTCAGAGAATTAAGCCGCATTTACAGCATGCAATGCTGATGGACAGTTCAATGATTTGGAAGGGGGTGGGGAAAAAAAGGCCTCAAGAATTGGAAATTTCTCAGGGTGGGCTGCCGTTTACATGATTCTAAACTACTACTATATCTGAAGAGCAGCTGCTATTGAACTAGCGAGGCTAAGAACTTCGAATGGCTGATGGTTCATTACCTGCCTCACTGTCTGTGGGCAGGAGTCTGTGATCCAGAAATAGGTGAGTGCATTTTCTGGATGCCCTGCAGAAACATGACAAAgttaaaaataagaagaaaagaaaagaaagagagtacACAAATTTATCCGCCCAGTGCTGAGAAATAGATGAAAAGGCAGAGGTGATGTAAAAACAACTGCCCCAACGTCAAGGCTCCTGCAATGGTGTCAGGATTTTGGAAGGACAAATGGACACAGTGCTACCTACTTACCTTGTTGTTTCAAGTGTGACACCTAGGTTTTAACACAGCTTTAGCACTGCACTAATTTGTCCTGAGAGAAGTGATATGCACCTAAAATGACTTTGGGATCTCAAAGACTCTAATACCTCAGTAAATGTAATTAGATATGGCGCAGAATCAGACTTccttttataaaatatttagcaAGATAAATTGTATTTACTTGTcaagaaaatttaaaacaagttcgagggaagaaaaaagaaactttaTGAGAATATGAAGACAGTACCTCCATTGTCATATTTGAAGCGTTCCCATGACCTATTAGGGAAAATTCCATGCGTCACATAGGCACTTATTTTTGCAGCTCCATGGGCGGCCAACACTTTCTACAAGACAGGAAATGAGAGGGTAAGCATGCCAACTAACTATATAGATCATGGAACAACATATTTCTACTTTTCTCCTTCGAGAGCatccaatttaaattttaaggTAAGATCTCAAGAGAGTTATGATGGTTTTCCAGAGGAGCTAtggaaaacaaataacaatccAATAGTAGAATGAGGAATCATGAGCAGTAATTTCCATACTTGGCATTCAATAAGAGTACCGCCCGATTGAACcaaatcatcaacaatcacaacatGTCGCCCTTTTGGGTTGCCCTCCTTGATACGTACAAGTCTTTGGTCACCTTCTCGAACTTTAGCACAAACAATCTGCAACCATTTGTGCGAAAAATTATGCGCACAGTCTAGAGTCTAGAccacaacaaaaacaaactcATATGCAATAAGGATCGGGGAAATGAGTGTCAGCGAAAAACACCGCATAAAATGGTTTAATAAAACAATGTTTTCATACGTCCTTTATGCATGATTTTCACATCGTTACCACAAAAATTTTAAGGTGCAAGTAAAACTATTGCATATCATTCAATGAAAAAAATTgttattcaaaatttcaaatctcCAAGATGTTTGATGTTCCCATCTAATTAAActaacaacaacaaaaagaaactcCCTCATACGATTTCATATTCTTATCTTATTATATGGAGACCAGCCATCACATCAACCAACAATTACAGTATCAGTTTCAATAAACAATTTGAATGAAGCAAATAAGCGtcagaagaaacaaagaaaataagcaGAAAGGAAATGCTCATTATGTCAATACCAACATCTATTTCTGATGACCAGTAGTACGGCTGACACATAATTGGAAAATCTCAGTGTTCATACGACACAGATAGTATATTATACCGTAGGGAAATGCTGCAGTTGCTTATGAAATCGCTTCCATGCACCATCATCAGGAAACGCAATTGCTATCTGCAGAAATTTAGAGAGCATGTTGGATGAGAAATTATTTAAAGCAATCAGTACCATCATAACATGACATATAATCATTATGTCCATAAAGTCATAGATGAACACTAGGCCCAGAGGTTTCGTATCATCATGAATAAAcattttagaagaaaaattatgacaatatgaaaaaaaataaaaaataaagcctAACAAAACTACGGCTCCTCCCTCTTTCTGCAAAAAATGATGATAGATGACTTACATTGTCAGAATCAGGGAGTTGTTGGAGGCGATTTTTGAGCAAAGGAATGCCACTCTCGAAGCATGGTAAAATCTGGTCGCCAAAGTAGAATCTTTCCTagaaagcaaacaaaaaaatgtgaacaggAAGCAAGATTTTCATGAACAAATTAACTAAAAGGATGAAAATCCATGAGTTCACAGGAACCTGTAAGGCATGGATGTCAAAAGTCACTAAGCTAGTAGGGCCTCCCCTAGAAGTTGGTATGTTGGACAATATCCTAGCAAGAGTGAAAGCAGTTGCAACGTCTCCTTCATCCTCCATCCGCTCAGAAGTGCCCGTTGGAAAGAAGGGAAGCACGAGCGTAAATGAAGAAATGAACAATTTTGGCAATGCATAGATGACTGAGAGCTGCTCAAAAATCACTGATGGAGAACTAAACGAGGCTAGAAAAGCAACATGCTGACTACGTATGCCTTGGGCGTTGGGTATAAATAAGTTGGGGAATCCATCATCAAACGTCCTACAATAATTACATGCCAAGTACAAATGTGAAGAACAAAAGCCACAACCCAATTCAACTATTCAATCCCAAAATACAGAAGCAGGAACCATTAGTGCTTTTCTACACGAAAATCCATCATGAATTGCAAACTTTACAAAACCCATACCCACTTCACATCCTCGCAAGCCATTTCTTACCTTTATTGTTTAATGGcaaattcaagtattcaacccaacatcaacatacacaacaacaagcggaaaaaacaaaagagtgaaaatcgaagaagaaaataaacccGACCCCACGTCTGACCCACAAAAAAAGGCAAATTGTAGCGTAGCTAGTAGTACTATACCCTGCAGCAGACCAGTGATCCAAATGCCCCAAATTTCTTctcaaatttaattaaatttcaaaattcgATCAGAGACAACAAAAGAGCCGGAACTattcaaattaatcaaaatgcAAATGGTTATACCTCCAGTTGATGCTACGAAGGTCAATGGCATCGGACTCTGCAGCGACTCTCTCGGCAAGGGCCCTGGTCTCGTCGCAGAAGAAAAGGCAAACCCTTTTAGTGGGCGATTCCGACGATGACGCAGCAGCCATTGAGACGGTAGAAGGAGAATTGTGAATCAAGTGAATTGGATCAGTACCATAGTGAAGGGAAACATTCCAATTTTGGGAGCGTTGATTCTCAAAGCTCTTGATCTCGCACCCGACACGATGCGTTTTGGTCACGCACTTCGAAGTCCGTACTCGGAATTGAAGATCAGAAGGTACCGGGGACGACGATGCATGCGAGGGCTTAGGAGAGAAGCTTGAGCAACGGAGTGAAGACGGAAATCGCGCAGTGGCAGCCATGTGGCAGTCATTTGGCACTGACGAGTAGCGGCGCCCTCCGTTTTATAGGTGTTCTCTGATTGCGATGACGTCACGCTGTTTGTGCTCCAGGTGGACCTGGAGGAGTGCAGGTGGCTATAGAGTACCGTTTCCTACTTTATTTACCAAAACACCCCTGCCACTGAAAATTGCATGTTCTTTCACTTCTTTCTGTGCCCGAAAAAATTAGATTGAACTCTAAATAGATTTGTAGCGTCTACGAGTATAAACATATTAAGATATTGTTCGCTTTAAACTAAGATCTACACTGATTTATACCTTCAGACCCAGCATCTTTGTTTAGGTCCAAAAAATTGATCTTAATGAATTAGATTGTGAACGAATTCCCCTTATACATTACAGCTACTATCTCATTCTGCTCGATATGGAATGTTAAATTTTCCAGTCCGCCAGAGAACGCCAAAATTTACTGATTTGATTTTATGAATTAAGCTGTTTTTAATTGACTTTTCATAAAATAGATAGTCCACATGGGCAAACCGTatctcattgaaaaaaaaatacatttcacGTTTTATTAGTTTCAGcaaaattaaatatttgaaaattctaCTTAACCAAAAAGATAAAAGGATGATGGGCCGTCATAGTACTCACTTTCACATACTTGTCGGGTGTCCAACTCCAATGACTAGTCATCAGAACTTGGACAGATTTTGGGAGTCCGTGTCTTGCTATCCCACTATCCAATTCGGCTTTATCTTGGGTCAGCATCCACGAGTTTTGCAATTGTGTGTTGGTACATCCATATTACGTCTAGTTCCAATCTTATTAACAAAAATAGGAGTTGGGAAGGTTTGATTTTGCCTTGAATCCAAACTAACCACATGTTTTTCATGGCATTCACCGACTACAGCACCTGGTCATGGACTCATATGAGCAGAACACAGAGACAATAGAGAGCCCAAACAAAAGCAAATGTGAACCACTACAAAACTGGAGAGTGACTAGTGCACAAAGTGTCCAAACAATTGAATCCCAAAAAGTCTCCCgtaatgatagggatctcagtaaCTGGTATCCCAATTTTCTCCGCTATTGAGTTGTAAACACATGATTTTATATGTGTCATATGGAGCCACAAATTTACTTGCATCATCATGTGCGTCTAATTCAACTGATGAGGATAACTCAATACCTAAATGttgaatctttttcattatcGAAAAGTCTCATTAGCTACCAAGAGCTTCTAGTTTGAAGCTACACCACATTTCTTGCATGAACTTTGTCCCAATAAGGCAGGCATCTGCCACATTTCAAAATTGTCTAGTAGAATGTACGAAACTTGGCGGGTTTACTCAAAAGGTAGATTTGCAAAGCCACTCGCCCCACCGTTTTTTGGCCAAATTCCGTTGTTTAAGCCTCTAAAATAgtgttttttgtcattttagaaTTATTCgtttcatttatatatttttaattaatagttCGAATAGCATTTGTCGATTCTGACTTGTTTCGGATTATCAATAGTATTGATTCGTGAACCTAATCCAATTTTGCCCTTTTTGGTATgtattttagggtttatttgCATTTGTTTAAGTAGGATTGTGAGCCGTCATGCTAAGCAACTTTGAAATAAAACTAAGTCTGCGTTTTTCAGAGGATTCTCTTACGTATTGACACAGTTCCTATCTTCAATCCGTTTCCATCCTGCGTTATTGCATCCTTAAATTTGCTTGTTCTGATTCGTTTTGCATTTTCTCTTTGTTTGGTTTGCTTAAAGAgcgtttcttttctttattggaGGTTTTCAATTTGTGTGAATTTGACATACGTCAGGGGAATTCCATCTTTTACTTCTGTAATTTCACTATTacagttttttactttttgctCTGTATaaggattggattggattggatttgtGTAATAAATATTGTATTTTGGTGCTCACGTTATGCATCTGTATGTATGGCTGATATGTTGATATGTTTAGTGAGTAAATATCTGTAATAAACTTCTGGTGATTTTGTAGATATGTTTAGTGAGTAAATCCCCTCATAAATTTGGAATTTTCCTGAAATctatccttttatttttttagataatGTCTTATTCTGAAATTTCAGTTTGGGAGCCTATTTAGAGTTGAAGTCTGCATCATTTGGTCCATGACAGGAAAGCTTTGGTCCTTATTCATCATGGCGCCCAAGGCACTAGACTATGGATCCTTAAATGAAAATGTGAAGAAAGTTCAATACGCTGTAAGAGGCGAGTTGTATCTTCGAGCTTCTGAGCTTCAGAAGGAGGGAAAGAAGGTATACATGCTTTGTCCTTTGTCAGTGTTCCTGTACCCTTTTACATCTTCAAATGAAAATTGCTTTGATTTCGTGTCATTTATTGCTTGTGAGATCGTCAAAATTTAGTTTGATAAATTACTCTTTAATGTTAATatgcatgtattttttttttatgccttAAAATTTCCTAGCTTAAACAACCTTCCTGTTGTGGTTATTAGTTATTTACCTGGCATAATTGAGCTCAGATGTTTTCAAGCTTGCAGCATATGAGTTTTGGCCACAGCCAACAATTGCTTCGCTGTTCTCACAGCTTTGAATTTTATGTCAACAGATCATATTCACAAATGTTGGCAACCCTCATGCTCTAGGACAGTAGCCATTGACCTTCGCACGACAGGTAAGTTGATGATATCTTACTTATCTTGTCTATATAGTCTTTGTTAAGACATTGGATGTTCAATGACAGGTGGTTGCTGCTAGACGATCCTAATGTAGGATTGCTATTCCCCGCCGATGCAATTGCTAGAGCCAAACATTATCTTTCAATGACTTCGGGTGGCCTAGGTATCTATATTGAGCTTTAagattgaaatgaaaaacagtTTTTACagtttgaaatgaaaaacaGTTAATCTCGAGCACATGTTCATCGTATAGAAAGAACAGAATGCTGCTAAGTTAGAGTAATTAGATGGTGATAAATTTGGGATGTTAATTTCCTCTGCGGTATCTAGGTACGGTCTCTTTGAGCTCGAATGATAGTGTTTTATGAATTATGAAACTTGCAGCAAAGACATCCTTGAATCGTTGAGAAGAAGAGCGAGGATGATGACCGATGGATTCAACAGCTGCAGAAACGTAGTTTGTAATTTCACAGAAGGTAAACAGTTGATTTCCTTAAAACATAGTTGTTCCTTCCATTGTGAGAATTCTCTTAAATGTAACTAAGAATTATGACATTCATTTTAGGTGCAATGTATTCATTCCCCCAAATGCGATTGCCACCAAAAGCAATAGAGGCCGCCAAAAAGGCCAGAAAAGTTCCTGATGTTTTCTACTGTCTCAAGCTTGTGGAAGCCACTGGCATTTCCACTGTGCCTGGTTCTGGATTCGGACAGAAAGAAGGGTAACTACTCATTGATTCATTATAAAATATATCGCAGTTGGGAAACGGACACTCCTACTATTACTgtgtgccttttttttttttttttggtaaccgagtaACCACCAAGTCTAGCATTTTCTTCGGATAGTTGAGTAGGCGTATAGACCACTGTTGTCTCTAATAGACTATTTTGCCAATGTAGGGTCTTTCATTTACGGACAACGATTTTACCAGCTGAAGAGGACATGCCAGCGATCATGTCCAGTTTCAAGAAGTTCAACGACGAATTCATGGAGCAATATGAAGAGAGTAGAGGGTATTCAAGAATGTAAAAGGGTGCTTTTTGAGTAGCCTAACTTGTACCAAATATTATTTGGCCAAACCTTGTCCATTATCATCACTCTGCTATTCAACTTCACTACGCTAGTTCATGTTCTTACCCTAAAAATTTTAAGCTGAAAAGCTGCTTTAAAGATAATGAATTTTATTATGCCTAATAACATTTTGAGTGAAGCAGATATCAATGATTAAAGGTGTTTTGAGACATGAATACAGGATATCAAATCTGAGAATATAGCCTTTggacccaaaaataaaattaaaaaagccCTATAAAATGTCAAAATACAAAGAAAGGAATAATAAGCGAGTTTAGTTGATGAATATCTCTGAGGCCATCCCTATTCACTCAAAAGGTTATGAGTTCGATTCTTATTGGGAGCAATATCTTTGTCATTACGTGCTGAGCTTTGACCTAACTTACCATGTCGTCAGGTAAGAAATTTCTGTGTGTACGGACATGACGACCCGAGTTAAAGACCATGTCAGTTGTCCAAAGGGGCAATCTTGTCTGGTTTTGTTCTCGGCTACCAACAAAAAATGTAATTTATCTATTGTCgttctcggttataaaaaaatcctaaaaggaatctaaattttttattttttaaatcataAATAAATGTGTATTATTTAGTCAAACGaatccaaaatttattttttttggagacAAAAATCAGAGAATTGACCACCAATAATAACATGATGATTATCTGCATACCATACATGTCCCAAATTTAGTTTGGCGCCAAAATCCAAGCCAATCCATTTAGTCCTGCCCGTGGTCAGCTAAATTCACGGGCACCCACACATACTCTCTCTCTTATGTCACGAGTTTCCTCgggttctctttctctctctacatctGATTGGTTGATCGGTTCTGATTCAGAACATTGAACATTTTACTCTTCCTTTCCActtcctctttctctctgttttcgCTTTTGCAATTTCTCTGCaaacttttctctctctctctctttcttttaattttcctGCACTTTCCTTCTGGTTTCACTTACTTCTCCACCCAATCCCTAAAATCGAGTACATATCTTTATTCCCTGTTTTTCCAGCTATATTGCTCCTCACTTTATTCCTTATTCGCTCCCCTTTCCCCTATATTGCTCGAAAGGTTTTGTTGGCTTTCGATCCGAGAGCAAAAAATAATGGGCTACGCAGAGAAGAATCAAGTGGGTGGTGGGTTGGAGTTGGAAGATAAAAAGTGGGTTATTGCTGGAATTCCATTACGAGCTCCATTGAAGCAGATTTACACGAATCCAATGGAAACAGAGAGGGAGAGCGGGGAGTGTTCAACGACGACTACACCTACCGGAGAAGAAGCAAGAATTCCGTCTAGATTGGTTTGTCCTCCACctccaagaaagaaaaaaccttCCTTGAAATGTAATTATGGTGTTAGGGAGTTCTTCACTCCTCCTGATTTGGAAACTGTTTTCATACGCCGCGCTTGTTGAAATTGCTCTGTTTCATAGGCTATGTGTCCTGTGATTCTCTCTTGTATTTGATCTTCTTTGTTATCAATTTGTAGTAGCAAGCTAGTCAAGGAGTTAAGTGTATATTTTTctataagaaaataaaactcttatTTTACGTTAAAAATCTCAACGCACTCACATCAAGAATATTGGTTGTTTCGGGATTATCGATTATCATGAATTCATGGATCCCGCACAACAGCGTTGTTCTTCGTTAGAAGTCTCACTAAATAGTACTTAATCTTAAGGAAGAAAGCCTTAATGATGGAGATAGATTGCTTGGGTTTACCAAAAAATGTGGATTTTTTACATAGAAGAG
This genomic interval carries:
- the LOC120007564 gene encoding ribose-phosphate pyrophosphokinase 4-like → MAATARFPSSLRCSSFSPKPSHASSSPVPSDLQFRVRTSKCVTKTHRVGCEIKSFENQRSQNWNVSLHYGTDPIHLIHNSPSTVSMAAASSSESPTKRVCLFFCDETRALAERVAAESDAIDLRSINWRTFDDGFPNLFIPNAQGIRSQHVAFLASFSSPSVIFEQLSVIYALPKLFISSFTLVLPFFPTGTSERMEDEGDVATAFTLARILSNIPTSRGGPTSLVTFDIHALQERFYFGDQILPCFESGIPLLKNRLQQLPDSDNIAIAFPDDGAWKRFHKQLQHFPTIVCAKVREGDQRLVRIKEGNPKGRHVVIVDDLVQSGGTLIECQKVLAAHGAAKISAYVTHGIFPNRSWERFKYDNGGHPENALTYFWITDSCPQTVRQVMNHQPFEVLSLASSIAAALQI
- the LOC120006892 gene encoding glutamate--glyoxylate aminotransferase 2-like — its product is MMTDGFNSCRNVVCNFTEGAMYSFPQMRLPPKAIEAAKKARKVPDVFYCLKLVEATGISTVPGSGFGQKEGVFHLRTTILPAEEDMPAIMSSFKKFNDEFMEQYEESRGYSRM
- the LOC120007766 gene encoding cyclin-dependent protein kinase inhibitor SMR6-like; the encoded protein is MGYAEKNQVGGGLELEDKKWVIAGIPLRAPLKQIYTNPMETERESGECSTTTTPTGEEARIPSRLVCPPPPRKKKPSLKCNYGVREFFTPPDLETVFIRRAC